The window TGTTCAGTAATTGCCAAGTGTCAACTgcagatttatttttggggTTGATCCAGGTGTAATTGTCATCACAATAGAATTTAACACAAATCATgtttgaattattaatggTTGATCTAGTACTTCTCCCAGTATGTTTTATATCTGATTGTTGATTGGTATAAGTGGCTTTGATTTTTTCTGGAACTAGTTCGTGGGGAATTATCATACCTGGCCATGCAGGATACCCTTTTACTTTGACTAGTATTGACTGCCCAGGTTTCAATGACATCGCTAAGTTGATATAtacttttcctttttacctattttatttatcttattttattttaaaagttgtttttaataaatgatgataatggtaaaaataataataaactttcaaaaaaaaaaaaaaaaattgtgttttgttttattttatttttttttaacaaaataattaaatatcttttgaatgtaataattccaaaaaaaaaaattttttttaaaataaaaataaaaataaaaataaaacttacAATTTAATTAAGAACAAGATAGCTTGTGCTTGTTAAAGattgattatttatattcaaTGCATAAAATATGGTAAAAATGAaaccaaaaagaaatgttaCCTATTATGTtatatgataataataaaagctAGATACTAGTAgtgtaaataaataataataatgtgagaaaggaaaaaaaaaaaaaaaaataaaaaaagtcaaTCATCTTCGTCTTCATCACCACCACCGCCTCCAACTGCAATATCTTCTCCCTCATCTTCCCCCTCATCAACATCTCCTTCATCTTcgtcttcatcatcttcttcatcttcgTCTTCATCATCTGGTGCATTTAAACAAGCTTGAATCAAGTTTTTACCTTCTGGCTGAGTAACAATTGGCTGGAATTTAGGAGTGGTAAAAGTATAGACCAAGCCAGTTTCAGAAACTACTAATAGTAGTACCTGGGTACCAGTTAATACACTTAACTCATAagcttttttcattatgcCATGCTTTCTTTTACTAAACGTTACATGTCTTttagttttgttttggataaatttaatttcgATCTTTCTTCTCTCGGTCCTTGATTGTGTTGTCGTactgttatttttagtagTAGAAGTAGAAGTGACGGCAGAATTAGCATGGGCGATGGAAGGGGAGGAGGAGGAAGGTAAACCTTTAACGTCGagtttattttcttttatttgattttgattattttgatcattattatcgttattatttgatgaaCTCATCTCTTGTGACAAACTTTAGATTCTCTTgcttgtaaaaaaaaaaaaggaaaaaagaaaaaagaaaaaaaaaaaaaagaaaaaaaaagaaaaatgaaaaaaaaagggattattatgatttgtttattatttgtactAATCGAGTAATTTGTAAATTGAAGTAGCAGAAAGACacaattgaataataacagtCGAGCATGtggatttaaaaattagcTGAGATTTAATAAAGTTGGTAGAAAGTGGAAAGGATGAATGCGGTAATTTTTACTTCTTTAA is drawn from Saccharomycodes ludwigii strain NBRC 1722 chromosome V, whole genome shotgun sequence and contains these coding sequences:
- a CDS encoding uncharacterized protein (similar to Saccharomyces cerevisiae YMR043W | MCM1 | MiniChromosome Maintenance) produces the protein MSSSNNNDNNDQNNQNQIKENKLDVKGLPSSSSPSIAHANSAVTSTSTTKNNSTTTQSRTERRKIEIKFIQNKTKRHVTFSKRKHGIMKKAYELSVLTGTQVLLLVVSETGLVYTFTTPKFQPIVTQPEGKNLIQACLNAPDDEDEDEEDDEDEDEGDVDEGEDEGEDIAVGGGGGDEDEDD